The following coding sequences lie in one Lolium perenne isolate Kyuss_39 chromosome 2, Kyuss_2.0, whole genome shotgun sequence genomic window:
- the LOC127334708 gene encoding nicotianamine aminotransferase A, whose amino-acid sequence MATHQRNGHSATAENGHSNGKTNGHNKEQSNNHSNGKSNGHVAEPEVDWKFARAKDGVLATTGSKLSIRAIRFKISASIQENGPRPVLPLAHGDPSVFPAFRTAVEAEDAVAATLRTGELNCYPPGVGLPAARSAVAEHLSKDLPYELSADDIFLTAGGTQAIEVIIPVLAQPGANILLPRPGYPNYEARAAFNKLEVRHFDLIPEKGWEIDINSLESLADKNTTAMVIINPNNPCGSVYSYEHLAKVAEVARKLGILVIADEVYGKLVLGSAPFIPMGVFGHIAPVLSIGSLSKSWIVPGWRLGWVAVYDPKKILQETKIAASITNYLNVSTDPATFIQGALPKILENTTEDFFKRIIGLLKESSEICYRDIQENQYLSCPHKPEGSMFVMVKLNLHLLEDIHDDIDFCCKLAKEESVILCPGSVLGMENWIRITFAIVPSSLQDGLQRIKSFCQRHKKKVVNGY is encoded by the exons ATGGCGACGCACCAGAGGAACGGCCACAGCGCCACCGCTGAGAACGGCCACAGCAACGGCAAGACCAACGGCCACAACAAGGAGCAGAGTAACAACCACAGCAACGGCAAGAGTAACGGCCATGTGGCGGAGCCGGAGGTGGACTGGAAGTTCGCGAGGGCCAAGGACGGCGTGCTGGCGACGACGGGTTCCAAGCTGAGCATCCGGGCGATACGGTTCAAGATCAGCGCGAGCATCCAGGAGAACGGGCCGCGGCCAGTGCTGCCTCTGGCGCACGGCGACCCGTCCGTGTTCCCGGCCTTCCGCACGGCCGTCGAGGCCGAGGACGCTGTCGCTGCCACCTTGCGGACTGGAGAGCTCAATTGCTATCCCCCAGGCGTCGGCCTACCCGCCGCACGAAG CGCTGTAGCAGAGCACTTGTCAAAGGATCTACCTTACGAGTTATCAGCCGATGATATCTTCCTAACTGCTGGTGGAACTCAAGCCATTGAGGTCATAATCCCTGTTCTGGCCCAACCTGGCGCCAACATTCTGCTTCCAAGACCAGGTTATCCCAATTATGAGGCACGCGCAGCATTTAACAAGTTAGAAGTTCGACATTTTGACCTTATTCCTGAGAAGGGTTGGGAGATTGATATCAACTCGCTGGAGTCTCTCGCCGACAAGAACACAACTGCAATGGTCATCATAAATCCGAATAATCCATGTGGGAGTGTTTATTCCTACGAGCATTTGGCTAAG GTCGCAGAGGTAGCAAGAAAGCTTGGGATATTAGTCATTGCTGATGAGGTATATGGCAAGTTGGTTTTGGGCAGTGCTCCATTTATCCCAATGGGTGTGTTTGGGCACATTGCCCCTGTATTGTCAATAGGATCTCTATCAAAGTCATGGATAGTGCCTGGATGGCGACTTGGTTGGGTAGCTGTATACgaccccaaaaagattttgcaagaAACTAAG ATCGCTGCGTCTATTACGAACTACCTTAATGTGTCAACGGATCCAGCAACTTTCATTCAG GGAGCTCTTCCCAAAATTCTTGAAAACACGACAGAGGATTTCTTTAAGAGGATTATTGGTCTGCTTAAGGAATCGTCAGAAATATGCTACAGAGATATACAGGAAAACCAATATCTCAGCTGTCCTCACAAGCCAGAAGGATCCATGTTTGTAATG GTGAAACTGAACTTACACCTTTTGGAGGACATCCATGATGACATTGATTTTTGCTGCAAGCTCGCAAAGGAAGAATCCGTTATTTTATGCCCAG GGAGTGTCCTCGGAATGGAAAACTGGATCCGCATTACATTTGCTATTGTTCCATCTTCTCTTCAAGATGGTCTTCAAAGGATCAAATCCTTCTGTCAAAGGCACAAGAAGAAAGTGGTTAATGGTTATTGA